One Streptomyces sp. RPA4-2 genomic window carries:
- a CDS encoding NAD(P)/FAD-dependent oxidoreductase, translating to MREIVIVGGGYAGFYTAWGLEKALRTGEARVTVVDPRPYMTYQPFLPEVTAGSVEARHAAVSLRRHLRGTRLIAGSVTGISNADRTVTVRSADGTEHELRYDTLVVTAGAVTRTFPIPGLAQQAIGLKHVEEAVAIRDRLMTAFDQAASTPPGAERRKLLTVTFVGGGFSGVEGFGELLSLATAMLRSYPELSFEDLSFHLVEARGRILPEVGDKPGAWVVRDLERRGAHVHLNTQLVSADDGHVVLSSGEEFDSALIVWTAGNASNPVVHNHTDLPVDERGLVVVRPDLRVGTADEPVPGVWAAGDDAAVPDLASPVPGAHTVPNAQHAVRQGRRLAKNIAADLHGGRVRDYRHSSLGVVATLGLGRGIFQYKSIVIKGLPAWLMHRGYHVLAVPTWERKVRVLAVWLTAALFGRDLVSLASVQHPRDAFLASGEPRRSGGGAG from the coding sequence ATGCGCGAGATTGTGATCGTCGGTGGCGGATACGCGGGCTTCTACACCGCGTGGGGCCTGGAGAAGGCCCTGCGTACGGGTGAGGCGCGGGTGACGGTCGTCGACCCGCGTCCCTATATGACGTACCAGCCGTTCCTTCCGGAGGTGACGGCCGGATCGGTCGAGGCGCGGCACGCCGCCGTGTCGTTGCGGCGGCATCTGCGCGGCACCCGGCTGATCGCGGGGAGCGTGACCGGGATCAGCAACGCGGACCGGACGGTCACCGTCCGGTCCGCCGACGGAACCGAGCACGAACTCCGGTACGACACCCTCGTGGTCACCGCCGGCGCCGTGACCCGTACCTTCCCCATACCCGGCCTGGCACAGCAGGCGATCGGCCTGAAGCACGTCGAGGAGGCCGTCGCCATTCGCGACCGGCTGATGACCGCGTTCGACCAGGCGGCGTCGACGCCGCCCGGGGCCGAGCGGCGCAAACTGCTCACTGTCACCTTCGTGGGTGGCGGGTTCTCCGGGGTCGAGGGCTTCGGCGAGCTGCTGTCGCTGGCGACCGCGATGCTCAGGTCGTATCCGGAACTGAGCTTCGAGGATCTCTCATTCCACCTGGTCGAGGCCCGGGGGCGCATCCTGCCCGAGGTGGGCGACAAGCCCGGCGCGTGGGTCGTGCGCGACCTGGAACGCCGTGGCGCGCACGTCCATCTGAACACGCAGCTCGTGTCCGCCGATGACGGGCACGTCGTGCTGTCCAGCGGCGAGGAGTTCGATTCGGCGCTGATCGTCTGGACCGCGGGCAACGCCTCGAACCCGGTCGTGCACAACCACACGGATCTGCCGGTCGACGAGCGGGGTCTGGTGGTGGTCCGCCCCGACCTTCGGGTGGGCACCGCCGACGAACCCGTGCCGGGCGTGTGGGCGGCGGGAGACGACGCGGCCGTCCCGGACCTGGCCTCGCCGGTACCGGGGGCGCACACGGTGCCGAACGCGCAGCACGCCGTGCGGCAGGGCAGGCGCCTCGCGAAGAACATCGCGGCCGACCTGCACGGAGGCAGGGTCCGGGACTACCGCCACAGCAGTCTGGGGGTGGTGGCGACACTGGGTCTGGGACGCGGAATCTTCCAGTACAAGAGCATCGTCATCAAGGGTCTTCCCGCCTGGCTGATGCACCGCGGATACCACGTCCTGGCCGTGCCCACCTGGGAGCGGAAGGTCCGCGTGCTCGCCGTCTGGCTCACCGCCGCGCTGTTCGGCCGCGATCTCGTCTCCCTCGCCTCCGTCCAGCACCCACGGGACGCGTTCCTCGCGAGTGGCGAGCCGCGACGCTCCGGCGGAGGAGCCGGGTGA
- a CDS encoding phosphatidylglycerol lysyltransferase domain-containing protein, protein MRLRAAAATVWYLRLLALLNLVAVVSLPFREEVHEHNAGQFFTPYLATAGLISAALALFLALVMRRRKRAAWIFNMLLAGPLFGLYALALTQAPYRRHGFNWFSTLFTGLFVLALLVGRTEFRAVGDRSNPRLALAVGAGGVLVSGTLGTLLVSATNKVSGAPLSDRIAYTLLRGVSVGPLADRLDSVVAPRWVDVLVNVLIAATFLLVLYACFRAPRGSELLGEDDEKRLRALLAKHGERDSLGYFSLRRDKAVMWSPSGKAAIAYRVVGGVTLASGDPIGDPEAWPGAIEEWLREARRHAWTPAVMGAGEEAGTIYARHGLDALELGDEAIVERAEFTLEGRAMRGVRQAHNRIRRAGYTVRVRRHADIPEAEMATLIDKADHWRDGETERGFSMALGRLGDPGDGRCVMLECHDSRAEPRAVLSFVPWGEKGLSLDLMRRDRDSENGLMEFMVIELLLRAQEFGVQRLSLNFAMFRAVFDRGSRLGAGPVLRLWCTMLTFLSRWWQLESLYRANAKYRPVWEPRYLLFEKSSDLPRIGIATARAEGFLTTPALPALGRRGHLRTPGGRTRPPHDGAPSSPASGSPSGS, encoded by the coding sequence CTGCGACTGCGGGCCGCCGCCGCCACCGTCTGGTATCTGCGGCTGCTCGCGCTGCTCAACCTGGTGGCCGTCGTCTCGCTGCCCTTCCGCGAAGAGGTGCACGAGCACAACGCGGGTCAGTTCTTCACTCCGTACCTCGCCACCGCCGGGTTGATCTCGGCAGCCCTGGCGCTGTTCCTCGCCCTGGTGATGAGGCGCCGCAAGCGGGCCGCGTGGATCTTCAACATGCTGCTGGCGGGACCGCTCTTCGGGCTGTACGCACTGGCCCTGACCCAGGCCCCGTACCGGCGCCACGGTTTCAACTGGTTCTCCACTCTGTTCACCGGACTGTTCGTGCTCGCGCTGCTGGTCGGGCGCACGGAGTTCCGGGCCGTCGGGGACCGCTCCAACCCCCGGCTGGCGCTGGCCGTCGGCGCCGGCGGCGTCCTCGTGAGCGGGACCCTCGGGACCCTGCTGGTGAGCGCCACCAACAAGGTGTCCGGGGCGCCGCTGAGCGACCGGATCGCGTACACCCTGCTGCGCGGGGTCAGCGTCGGCCCGCTCGCCGACCGCCTCGACTCCGTCGTCGCGCCCCGCTGGGTGGACGTCCTCGTCAACGTCCTGATCGCCGCCACCTTCCTGCTCGTTCTCTACGCGTGCTTCCGCGCCCCTCGCGGCAGTGAACTCCTCGGCGAGGACGACGAGAAGCGTCTGCGCGCGCTCCTGGCCAAGCACGGCGAGCGGGACTCGCTGGGCTACTTCTCGCTGCGCCGCGACAAGGCCGTCATGTGGTCGCCGAGCGGCAAGGCGGCGATCGCCTACCGCGTGGTCGGCGGAGTGACCCTGGCCTCGGGCGACCCGATCGGTGACCCGGAGGCCTGGCCCGGCGCGATCGAGGAGTGGCTGCGCGAGGCCCGTCGGCACGCGTGGACACCGGCCGTGATGGGCGCCGGTGAGGAGGCCGGCACCATCTACGCCCGGCACGGCCTCGACGCCCTCGAACTCGGCGACGAAGCCATCGTGGAGCGGGCGGAGTTCACCCTCGAAGGACGCGCGATGCGCGGAGTTCGTCAGGCGCACAACCGGATTCGCCGGGCCGGGTACACCGTCCGCGTCCGCCGCCACGCGGACATTCCCGAGGCCGAGATGGCCACTCTGATCGACAAGGCGGACCACTGGCGGGACGGCGAGACCGAACGCGGCTTCTCCATGGCGCTGGGACGGCTCGGCGACCCGGGCGACGGCCGCTGCGTCATGCTGGAGTGCCACGACAGCCGGGCCGAGCCCCGGGCGGTTCTGAGCTTCGTGCCCTGGGGCGAGAAGGGGCTGTCGCTCGACCTGATGCGCCGCGACCGGGACTCCGAGAACGGGCTGATGGAGTTCATGGTCATCGAACTCCTGCTGCGTGCACAGGAGTTCGGGGTGCAGCGGCTGTCGCTGAACTTCGCCATGTTCCGGGCGGTCTTCGACCGGGGTTCCCGACTCGGCGCCGGGCCCGTGCTCCGGCTGTGGTGCACCATGCTGACCTTCCTCTCCCGCTGGTGGCAGCTCGAGTCCCTCTACCGGGCCAACGCCAAGTACCGGCCGGTCTGGGAGCCGCGCTACCTGCTGTTCGAGAAGAGCAGTGACCTGCCCCGCATCGGGATCGCCACAGCCCGCGCGGAGGGCTTCCTCACCACGCCCGCGCTGCCCGCCCTCGGCCGTCGCGGACACCTGCGGACACCGGGGGGAAGGACCCGACCGCCCCACGACGGTGCGCCGTCGAGCCCGGCGTCCGGTTCCCCGTCCGGTTCGTAG